The following proteins are co-located in the Papaver somniferum cultivar HN1 unplaced genomic scaffold, ASM357369v1 unplaced-scaffold_128, whole genome shotgun sequence genome:
- the LOC113331744 gene encoding acetyl-CoA carboxylase 1-like isoform X2: MSALQNGATMVESWRGNGTVNGINSTRNPTTLSKIDDFCFALGGSRPIHSILIANNGMAAVKFIRSIRTWAYEAFGTEKAILLVAMATPEDMRINAEHIRIADQFVEVPGGTNNNNYANVQLIVEMAEITHVDAVWPGWGHASENPELPDALTAKGIIFLGPPASSMGALGDKIGSSLIAQAAGVPTVPWSGSHVKIPPQSCLDNIPENIYREACVYTTEEAVASCQVIGYPAMIKASWGGGGKGIRKVHNDDEVKALFKQVQGEVPGSPIFIMKVASQSRHLEVQLICDQHGNVAALHSRDCSVQRRHQKIIEEGPITVAPMETVKKLEQAARRLAKCVNYVGAATVEYLYSMDTGEYYFLELNPRLQVEHPVTEWIAEVNLPAAQVAVGMGIPLWQIPEIRRFYGMDHNGGYDAWRRTLSVATPFDFDKAESVRPKGHCVAVRVTSEDPDDGFKPTGGKVQELSFKSKPNAWAYFSVKSGGGIHEFSDSQFGHVFAFGESRALAIANMVLGLKEIHIRGEIRTNVDYTIDLLHAAEYRDNKIHTGWLDSRIAMRVRAERPPWYLSVVGGALYKASTSSTTMVSDYVGYLEKGQIPPKHISLVNSQVSLNIEGSKYTVDMVRGGPRSYKLRMNQSEIEAEIHSLRDGGLLMQLDGSSHVIYAEEEAAGTRLLIDGRTCLLQNDHDPSKLVSETPCKLLRFLVPDGSHVEADSPYAEVEVMKMCMPLLLPASGIIHFKISEGQPMQAGDLIARLDLDDPTAVRKAEPFHGSFPLLGPPTAVSGRVHQRLAASLNAARMILAGYEHDINEVVQDLLNCLDSPELPFLQWQECMSVLATRLPKNLRDELDMKYKEYEGFSSSLKNIDFPTKLLRSVLESHMLACPEKEKANQERLIEPLMSLVKSYEGGRESHARVIVHSLFEEYLSVEELFSDNIQADVIERLRLQYKKDLLKIVDIVLSRQGVRSKNKLVLRLMEALVYPNPAAYREKLIRFSALNHTSYSELALKASQLLEQTKLSELRSNIARSLSELEMFTEEGEHLDTPRRKSAINERMEDLVSTPLAVEDALVGLFDHSDHTLLRRVVETYIRRLYQPYLVKESVRMQWHRSGLIASWEFSEEHVERRNASEDETSTSLMVEKHTERKWGAMVIVKSLRSLPMAISTVLKETSHGSREMMPKGSAEAVSNGNMLHIALVGINNPMSSLQDSGDEDQAQERINKLAKILKEQQVGSALRSAGVKVISCIIQRDEGRTPTRHSFHWSLENLHYEEEPLMRHLEPPLSIFLELEKLKGYEKTQYTPSRDRQWHLYTVVDRPQPIQRMFLRTLVRQPNVNEGFWTYQGLVVGQAQNQRALSFTSRSILRSMMAALEELELHGHNATVRPDHAHMYLYILRGQEMDDLVPYPRSIDLVEGQEEAMVAMTLQELAHEIHENVGVRMHRLGVCEWEVKLRMPSVGLASGAWRLVVTNVTGHTCTVHIYREVEDASRHEVVYHSAFSPVGPLHGVPVNARYQPLGLLARKRLVARKSNTTYCYDFPLAFETALRQLWVSQSPGINKPEEEACVKVKELMFEDKEGSWGSPLVSVERPPAQNDIGMVAWSMEMSTPEFPTGRTILIVANDVTFKAGSFGPREDAFFLAVSNLACEKKIPLIYLAANSGARIGVAEEIKACFKVGWSDESSPERGFQYIYLTPEDYAEVGSSVIAHELKLESGETRWVIDTIVGKEDGLGVENLTGSGAIAGAYSRAYKETFTLTYVTGRTVGIGAYLARLGMRCIQRLDQPIILTGFSALNKLLGREVYSSHMQLGGPKIMGTNGVVHLTVSDDLEGVSAILKWLSYVPSCVGVPLPILTPSDPPQRLVEYFPENSCDPRAAICGLNDSMGRWLGGIFDRNSFVETLEGWARTVVTGRAKLGGIPVGIVAVETQTMMQVIPADPGQLDSHERVVPQAGQVWFPDSASKTSQALLDFNREELPLFIMANWRGFSGGQRDLFEGILQAGSTIVENLRTYKQPVFVYIPMMGELRGGAWVVVDSKINPDHIEMYAEKTAKGNVLEPEGMIEIKFRTRELLECMGRLDQKLISLKAKLKEAKSSGVTNTIETLRQQIRSREKQILPVYTQIATRFAELHDTSYRMAAKGVIKEVVDWSNSRSFFYKRLNRRVAEGSLVRTVINAAGDRLCHKSALELIKKWFLDSKPAEVREDSWLDDEAFFQWKDDGKNYEEQLQELRAEKVMIQLSNLGESASDLQVLPHALTMLLSKVESSNRVKLIEELRKVLEA; this comes from the exons aTGTCGGCGCTTCAAAACGGTGCAACCATGGTGGAGAGTTGGCGAGGGAATGGGACTGTAAATGGAATCAACTCGACTAGGAACCCAACTACTTTGTCCAAAATAGATGATTTCTGCTTTGCTCTTGGAGGATCACGGCCTATTCACAGTATCTTAATTGCAAACAATGGGATGGCAGCTGTGAAATTCATCCGAAGTATAAGAACGTGGGCATATGAAGCATTTGGAACCGAGAAGGCAATTTTGCTGGTTGCCATGGCCACTCCAGAGGATATGAGAATTAATGCTGAACATATTAGAATTGCTGACCAGTTTGTGGAAGTCCCAGGTGGAACTAACAACAATAATTATGCTAATGTTCAGCTCATTGTGGAG ATGGCAGAGATCACACATGTAGATGCTGTTTGGCCTGGATGGGGCCATGCATCAGAGAACCCTGAGCTTCCTGATGCTCTGACTGCAAAAGGAATCATATTTTTGGGCCCCCCAGCTTCATCAATGGGAGCACTAGGAGATAAGATCGGTTCATCACTGATTGCCCAAGCAGCAGGAGTACCAACAGTCCCATGGAGTGGTTCACAT GTCAAAATTCCTCCACAAAGTTGCTTGGATAACATACCTGAAAACATCTACCGTGAAGCCTGTGTTTATACGACAGAAGAGGCTGTGGCAAGCTGTCAGGTGATCGGTTATCCTGCAATGATCAAGGCATCTTGGGGTGGCGGTGGTAAAGGCATAAGAAAG GTTCATAATGATGATGAAGTGAAGGCTTTGTTCAAGCAAGTGCAGGGAGAAGTTCCTGGATCTCCAATTTTTATAATGAAGGTTGCATCACAG AGCCGGCATTTAGAAGTCCAGTTAATTTGCGATCAACATGGAAATGTTGCAGCTTTACACAGCCGTGATTGTAGTGTTCAGAGACGGCATCAAAAG ATTATTGAGGAAGGTCCAATTACAGTAGCACCAATGGAGACAGTAAAGAAGCTCGAGCAGGCAGCTCGAAGGCTTGCTAAATGTGTGAACTATGTTGGAGCTGCTACTGTGGAGTATCTGTATAGTATGGACACTGGGGAGTACTATTTCTTAGAGCTCAACCCGCGGTTACAG GTTGAGCATCCTGTTACTGAGTGGATAGCAGAGGTTAATCTTCCAGCGGCTCAAGTTGCAGTGGGGATGGGAATTCCTCTCTGGCAAATACCTG aaataaggAGATTTTATGGAATGGACCATAATGGTGGATATGATGCTTGGAGGAGAACATTGAGCGTTGCCACCCCTTTTGATTTTGACAAAGCTGAGTCTGTTAGGCCAAAAGGTCATTGTGTTGCTGTACGTGTAACAAGTGAAGACCCAGATGATGGTTTTAAGCCTACTGGTGGGAAAGTGCAG GAACTGAGTTTTAAAAGCAAGCCAAATGCATGGGCGTACTTCTCTGTTAAG TCTGGAGGAGGTATTCATGAGTTCTCGGATTCTCAATTTG GACATGTATTTGCATTTGGGGAGTCGAGAGCCTTAGCTATAGCTAATATGGTTCTTGGGCTAAAGGAAATTCATATTCGTGGGGAAATCCGTACAAATGTCGATTACACAATAGATCTTTTACAT GCTGCAGAATATAGAGACAACAAAATCCACACTGGCTGGCTGGACAGTAGAATTGCTATGCGTGTTAGAGCTGAAAGACCTCCTTGGTACCTCTCAGTGGTCGGAGGGGCCCTTTAT AAAGCTTCAACCAGCAGCACGACAATGGTATCTGACTATGTGGGCTATCTTGAAAAGGGTCAAATTCCACCCAAG CACATCTCACTTGTCAATTCTCAAGTTTCTTTGAACATTGAAGGAAGCAAATATACG GTTGACATGGTAAGGGGAGGACCAAGAAGCTATAAGTTAAGGATGAACCAGTCAGAGATTGAAGCTGAAATACATAGCTTGCGTGATGGTGGTCTGTTAATGCAG TTGGATGGAAGCAGTCATGTGATCTATGCAGAGGAAGAGGCAGCTGGGACCCGCCTTCTAATTGATGGAAGGACTTGTTTGTTACAG aATGATCACGACCCATCTAAGTTAGTGTCAGAAACACCATGCAAGCTTCTCCGTTTTCTAGTCCCAGATGGCAGTCATGTTGAAGCTGATAGTCCATATGCAGAGGTCGAGGTTATGAAGATGTGTATGCCTCTTCTGTTACCTGCTTCAGGAATTATTCATTTCAAGATATCTGAAGGCCAGCCGATGCAG GCTGGTGATCTTATAGCAAGGCTTGATCTGGATGATCCAACAGCTGTAAGAAAAGCCGAACCCTTTCACGGAAGTTTCCCTCTTTTGGGACCCCCAACTGCAGTTTCTGGGAGAGTTCATCAGAGATTGGCTGCAAGTTTAAATGCTGCGCGGATGATTCTTGCCGGCTATGAGCATGACATCAATGAA GTTGTACAAGATTTACTTAACTGCCTCGACAGTCCAGAGCTTCCTTTCCTTCAGTGGCAAGAGTGCATGTCAGTTCTTGCAACCCGCCTTCCCAAAAATCTCAGAGATGAG TTGGACATGAAATACAAGGAGTACGAAGGATTCTCAAGCTCTCTCAAAAATATTGACTTCCCAACCAAACTATTGCGCAGTGTTCTCGAG TCTCATATGTTAGCTTGTCCTGAAAAAGAGAAAGCAAACCAAGAAAGGCTTATTGAACCTCTGATGAGTCTTGTTAAGTCTTACGAGGGTGGAAGAGAGAGTCATGCCCGTGTGATTGTCCACTCGCTTTTTGAGGAATATCTTTCAGTTGAAGAATTATTCAGTGACAATATCCAG GCTGATGTAATCGAACGTCTTCGACTTCAATATAAGAAAGATCTTCTAAAGATAGTGGACATTGTGCTTTCTCGCCAG GGTGTCCGTAGCAAAAATAAGCTAGTCTTGAGACTCATGGAAGCACTGGTTTACCCTAATCCTGCTGCATACAGGGAGAAACTGATCCGCTTCTCTGCTCTTAATCATACAAGTTACTCCGAG TTAGCACTAAAGGCAAGCCAATTGCTCGAACAAACAAAACTGAGTGAACTCCGTTCGAACATAGCTAGAAGCTTATCAGAGTTAGAGATGTTTACAGAGGAAGGTGAACATCTTGATACCCCAAGAAGAAAGAGTGCAATCAATGAAAGGATGGAGGATCTTGTAAGTACTCCTCTTGCAGTTGAAGATGCTCTTGTGGGTCTGTTTGATCACAGTGATCATACTCTACTAAGACGGGTTGTTGAGACTTATATTCGAAGACTTTACCAG CCGTACCTTGTGAAAGAAAGCGTCAGAATGCAATGGCATAGATCTGGTCTTATAGCTTCATGGGAGTTTTCTGAAGAACATGTCGAAAGAAGGAATGCTTCAGAAGATGAAACATCCACGAGTCTGATGGTTGAGAAGCACACTGAGAGAAAATGGGGTGCCATGGTTATTGTCAAATCTCTTCGGTCCTTGCCAATGGCAATCAGTACTGTGTTGAAGGAAACTTCTCATGGCTCTCGTGAGATGATGCCAAAAGGGTCCGCAGAAGCAGTTAGCAATGGGAACATGTTGCACATTGCATTGGTGGGCATCAACAACCCGATGAGTTCGCTTCAAGATAG TGGCGACGAAGATCAGGCTCAggaaagaataaataaattggCCAAGATCCTTAAAGAGCAACAAGTTGGTTCTGCTCTCCGATCAGCCGGTGTTAAAGTAATCAGCTGTATCATACAGAGGGATGAGGGCCGGACTCCAACGAGGCATTCCTTCCACTGGTCTCTTGAGAATCTCCATTATGAAGAAGAACCTCTAATGCGTCACTTGGAACCACCTCTATCCATATTTCTTGAACTG GAAAAGCTAAAAGGGTACGAGAAAACACAGTATACACCATCCCGAGATCGCCAATGGCATCTTTATACTGTTGTGGACAGACCACAACCCATCCAAAGGATGTTTTTGAGAACCCTTGTTAGGCAACCAAATGTAAATGAagggttctggacatatcaaggtctGGTAGTTGGTCAGGCACAAAATCAACGAGCTTTGTCCTTTACGTCCAGAAGCATCTTGAGGTCCATGATGGCTGCCCTTGAAGAATTGGAATTGCACGGGCATAATGCAACTGTCAGACCTGATCATGCCCATATGTATCTTTACATCTTAAGAGGACAGGAAATGGATGATCTTGTGCCATATCCAAG GAGCATTGACCTGGTGGAGGGCCAAGAAGAAGCTATGGTCGCGATGACTTTGCAAGAACTAGCACATGAGATTCATGAGAATGTTGGCGTGAGAATGCACCGTTTAGGTGTTTGTGAGTGGGAAGTCAAGCTCCGGATGCCGTCTGTAGGACTCGCCAGCGGAGCCTGGAGACTTGTTGTTACAAATGTGACTGGGCACACCTGTACTGTACAT ATATACCGAGAAGTAGAGGATGCAAGCAGACATGAAGTAGTCTATCATTCAGCCTTCTCTCCTGTCGGTCCTCTGCATGGTGTTCCAGTGAATGCTCGCTATCAGCCTTTAGGATTGCTCGCAAGGAAGCGGCTTGTGGCTAGAAAAAGCAATACCACTTACTGCTATGACTTTCCACTG GCATTTGAGACTGCCTTGCGACAGTTGTGGGTGTCCCAATCCCCGGGTATAAATAAACCTGAAGAGGAAGCTTGTGTTAAAGTCAAGGAGCTCATGTTTGAAGACAAGGAAGGTTCTTGGGGCAGTCCTCTTGTTTCTGTCGAACGCCCACCTGCCCAAAACGATATTGGAATGGTGGCATGGAGTATGGAAATGTCTACTCCCGAGTTCCCCACTGGAAGGACCATTCTGATTGTAGCAAATGATGTGACCTTTAAAGCTGGTTCCTTTGGTCCAAGAGAGGATGCATTCTTCCTTGCAGTGAGCAACCTAGCTTGTGAAAAGAAAATCCCTTTAATTTATCTGGCAGCAAACTCAGGTGCTCGTATTGGGGTAGCTGAGGAGATTAAAGCTTGCTTCAAAGTTGGATGGTCCGACGAGTCAAGTCCTGAACGAGGATTTCAGTACATTTATTTAACTCCTGAAGATTATGCAGAAGTCGGCTCTTCTGTGATAGCACACGAATTAAAGCTAGAAAGCGGTGAAACAAGATGGGTCATTGACACAATCGTGGGTAAAGAGGATGGATTAGGGGTTGAGAACTTAACAGGAAGTGGAGCAATTGCGGGTGCATATTCTAGGGCATACAAGGAAACATTTACCTTAACCTATGTGACAGGTCGAACAGTTGGTATTGGAGCTTATCTGGCTCGTCTTGGTATGCGGTGCATCCAAAGGTTAGATCAGCCTATAATTCTCACAGGTTTTTCTGCACTGAATAAACTTCTTGGCAGGGAAGTATATAGTTCTCACATGCAACTTGGAGGTCCTAAAATCATGGGAACCAATGGGGTTGTCCATTTGACTGTCTCAGATGATCTCGAAGGTGTTTCAGCTATCTTGAAGTGGCTTAGCTATGTCCCATCATGTGTAGGTGTCCCCCTACCCATTTTGACCCCCTCAGATCCTCCTCAAAGGCTTGTTGAGTACTTTCCGGAGAACTCATGTGATCCTCGAGCAGCTATCTGTGGTCTTAATGATAGTATGGGAAGATGGCTTGGTGGAATTTTCGATAGAAATAGCTTTGTCGAGACATTAGAAGGTTGGGCTAGAACTGTTGTCACAGGTAGGGCAAAACTTGGGGGGATCCCTGTAGGAATTGTCGCTGTCGAAACACAAACTATGATGCAAGTTATCCCAGCGGATCCTGGTCAGCTTGATTCTCATGAGAGGGTTGTTCCTCAAGCAGGGCAAGTTTGGTTCCCTGATTCTGCCAGTAAAACATCTCAAGCTCTGTTAGATTTTAACAGGGAAGAACTTCCACTTTTTATAATGGCCAATTGGAGAGGATTCTCTGGCGGACAGAGGGATCTTTTCGAAGGTATTCTTCAAGCGGGTTCCACTATTGTTGAAAATCTTCGAACGTACAAACAACCTGTGTTTGTTTACATTCCTATGATGGGAGAGCTTCGTGGTGGAGCTTGGGTTGTTGTGGATAGCAAAATCAATCCTGATCATATCGAAATGTACGCTGAAAAAACGGCCAAGGGGAATGTTCTCGAACCAGAgggaatgattgaaattaagtttAGGACTAGGGAACTTTTGGAGTGCATGGGTAGGCTTGATCAGAAGCTGATCTCTCTGAAAGCCAAACTCAAGGAAGCCAAGAGTAGTGGAGTTACAAACACCATTGAGACCCTACGACAGCAGATAAGATCCCGCGAGAAACAGATTTTACCTGTTTATACTCAAATTGCCACTCGATTTGCTGAGTTGCATGATACTTCCTACAGGATGGCAGCAAAAGGAGTAATTAAAGAAGTTGTGGATTGGAGCAACTCGAGATCTTTCTTTTACAAGAGGTTAAACAGGAGAGTTGCAGAAGGATCACTAGTTCGAACTGTGATAAATGCTGCTGGTGATCGCCTTTGTCATAAGTCGGCATTGGAGTTGATCAAGAAGTGGTTCCTCGATTCCAAACCAGCTGAAGTGAGAGAAGACTCCTGGTTAGATGACGAAGCTTTCTTCCAGTGGAAAGATGATGGGAAGAACTATGAAGAACAGTTGCAAGAATTGCGGGCAGAGAAAGTAATGATTCAGTTATCTAATCTTGGTGAATCGGCATCAGATTTACAAGTTCTTCCTCATGCTCTCACTATGCTTCTAAGCAAG GTGGAATCATCAAATCGGGTGAAATTGATTGAGGAGCTTCGGAAGGTGCTCGAAGCATAG